CGCGGCTGGGATCGGGATGCACCTCCACCATCACGCCGGCCGCTCCCACCACCAGGCTGGCAGCGGCCATGGGCGGTACCAGGTCCCGGCGGCCCAGGGCATGGCTGGGATCCACCACCACCGGCAGATGGGTCTGCTGCCGCAGATAGGGCACCACGCCCAGATCCAGGGTGTTGCGCAAGGCCCGCTCGAAGGTGCGGATGCCCCGCTCGCAGAGGATGACCTGGCCGTTGCCTTCCGCCAGGATGTACTCGGCGGCGGCCAGCAACTCCTCCAGGGTGGCGCTCATCCCCCTTTTGAGGAGCACCGGCCGGTTGAGCTTGCCCACCTCCTTCAGGAGGTCGAAGTTCTGCATGTTGCGGGCGCCGATCTGCAGGCAGTCGGCCAGAGCCGCCACCTTCTCCAGCTGGTCGATGCGCATCACCTCGGTGACCACCGGCAGCCCCACCCGGCGCCCGGCCGCGGCCAGCATGGTGAGGCCGGCGTAGCCCAGGCCCTGGAAGGTGTGGGGGCCGGTGCGGGGCTTGAAGGCGCCACCCCGCAGGAACTGCGCCCCGCCGGCCCTGGCCAGGTCGGCCGCGGCCTCGATCTGGGCCTCGTTCTCCACCGCGCAAGGGCCGGCGATGAGGACCGGTGCCTCCCCCCAGCCCACCCGCACCCCGCCCACCGCGACCACGGTGTCGCCGGGGTGGAAGTCCCGGCTCACCAGCTTGTAGGGCTTGGAGACATGGATGAGCTCCCGGATGCCGGACAGCTCCCGGAAGGGGTCCTCGTCCACGTAGCCCTGGTTACCGAGTACGCCGATGGCGGTGCGGCTTGGCCCGGGGATGGGCTGCGGGGTGAAGCCCAGGGCCCGCACCCGGGCCAG
This genomic interval from Thermodesulfobacteriota bacterium contains the following:
- the aroF gene encoding 3-deoxy-7-phosphoheptulonate synthase, with amino-acid sequence MLIVMKRDASPTEVEAVLARVRALGFTPQPIPGPSRTAIGVLGNQGYVDEDPFRELSGIRELIHVSKPYKLVSRDFHPGDTVVAVGGVRVGWGEAPVLIAGPCAVENEAQIEAAADLARAGGAQFLRGGAFKPRTGPHTFQGLGYAGLTMLAAAGRRVGLPVVTEVMRIDQLEKVAALADCLQIGARNMQNFDLLKEVGKLNRPVLLKRGMSATLEELLAAAEYILAEGNGQVILCERGIRTFERALRNTLDLGVVPYLRQQTHLPVVVDPSHALGRRDLVPPMAAASLVVGAAGVMVEVHPDPSRALCDGPQSLDPAGFRTLARELGEIAALLRPGLTPPPG